One genomic region from Elusimicrobiota bacterium encodes:
- a CDS encoding HypC/HybG/HupF family hydrogenase formation chaperone: MCLAVPGKVIKINKTVAIIDYDGVKKDAMTDLTPDVKVGDYVIVHAGFSIQILNEDDAKETLKLLREVDEAAKR; encoded by the coding sequence ATGTGTTTAGCAGTTCCGGGTAAAGTTATTAAAATAAATAAAACTGTTGCAATAATTGATTACGACGGTGTAAAAAAGGATGCAATGACAGATCTCACGCCCGATGTAAAAGTTGGGGATTATGTAATTGTACATGCCGGTTTTTCTATACAAATTCTAAACGAGGATGATGCTAAAGAAACGTTGAAACTTCTGCGTGAAGTTGATGAGGCGGCAAAGCGATGA
- a CDS encoding Sua5/YciO/YrdC/YwlC family protein gives HQKKVVPNFESLVMTSGNFADEPICKDNGEARDRLGGIADYYLMNNRGIYTRCDDSIVRSIKVGNTEKMQLIRRARGYAPNPISLAVPKQYKSTGAVLSVGAGLKNTVCITRGNDAYVSQYIGDLFENKGFEFFRDTIAKLSDVLKVDPKTVVCDSHPDYLSSVYAVQRKIQNNNSKPEVKFVQHHIAHAGSVIAEHKLIPPLLCITFDGIGYGVNGELWGGEGFVYTQNSGFIRYAGLRTLMLPGGDKAVKEPWRIAAGMLYELNETGRKLPPGLKQQKARLPLIYRMIETGLNTYKTTSAGRIFDGISALLGVCTNVTYEAQAAVKLESLAWKVKHKKIVPYVFDLVRDNRLVVIDWHNVVKGILRDISKDVSPEIVAFKFHTAIAEAVLNISKLARKESGVRVITLSGGVFQNALLLELTVSILVNAGFKVYFNEQLPANDGAIAYGQAWAAGNGYVLKR, from the coding sequence CATCAAAAAAAGGTAGTACCGAACTTTGAGTCATTAGTCATGACTTCCGGGAATTTCGCGGATGAACCTATCTGCAAAGATAATGGTGAAGCTCGGGATAGGTTGGGCGGGATCGCGGATTATTACTTAATGAATAACCGCGGAATTTATACGCGCTGCGATGATTCAATTGTGAGGTCAATTAAAGTTGGGAATACTGAAAAAATGCAGCTTATCCGCCGTGCAAGGGGTTATGCACCGAATCCTATCAGCCTGGCGGTACCTAAACAGTATAAATCAACGGGTGCTGTATTGTCCGTAGGAGCGGGATTAAAAAATACGGTGTGTATCACCAGGGGAAACGATGCGTATGTGTCACAGTATATAGGTGATTTGTTTGAGAATAAAGGTTTTGAGTTTTTTAGGGATACAATCGCAAAGCTGAGTGATGTCCTTAAAGTTGATCCAAAAACGGTTGTGTGTGATTCTCATCCGGATTATTTATCATCAGTATATGCGGTTCAGCGTAAAATACAGAATAATAACTCTAAACCAGAAGTTAAATTTGTGCAGCATCATATAGCGCATGCGGGAAGTGTAATTGCGGAACATAAACTTATCCCGCCGTTGCTATGCATAACTTTTGATGGAATTGGGTATGGGGTAAACGGTGAACTCTGGGGTGGTGAAGGTTTTGTATATACACAAAATAGCGGGTTCATTCGTTACGCGGGTTTAAGGACATTAATGCTTCCCGGCGGGGATAAGGCTGTAAAAGAACCGTGGCGTATTGCCGCGGGGATGTTGTATGAACTCAATGAAACAGGGAGAAAATTGCCGCCCGGGTTAAAACAACAAAAGGCAAGGTTACCTCTGATTTATCGGATGATTGAAACCGGGCTTAATACATATAAAACAACTAGTGCCGGGCGTATCTTTGACGGGATATCAGCGTTACTGGGTGTGTGTACAAACGTTACTTATGAAGCACAGGCGGCGGTGAAACTTGAGTCTCTGGCATGGAAAGTTAAACACAAAAAAATAGTGCCGTACGTTTTTGATTTAGTACGGGATAACAGATTAGTGGTTATTGACTGGCACAATGTTGTAAAAGGTATACTTCGTGATATCTCCAAGGATGTATCCCCTGAAATTGTTGCGTTTAAATTCCATACAGCGATAGCTGAGGCTGTACTGAACATCTCAAAGTTAGCAAGAAAAGAATCAGGGGTACGGGTTATTACATTATCCGGCGGGGTATTCCAAAACGCGTTGTTACTGGAACTAACCGTCTCAATACTTGTGAATGCAGGGTTCAAGGTATATTTTAATGAACAACTGCCTGCGAATGACGGTGCAATAGCTTATGGCCAGGCCTGGGCGGCGGGTAACGGGTATGTGTTAAAACGTTAA